In Gimesia benthica, a single window of DNA contains:
- a CDS encoding polysaccharide deacetylase family protein produces MNQIRQLIKRSLTAVVPRRLFLVQGTSPHPVLSSETHAGSHPQAPVPLALTFDDGPHPEYTPRLLDLLLQYQQQATFFVIGVQAQRHPEIIQRMVQEGHEIGNHTLTHSEPSRTTARQFLAEIDQTDRILRDITGSIPRLVRPPKGKLTAGKMLGLWRRHKTIVLWDTDPRDYQMTENSQINQWCERFQPQAGNFCLMHDNHPYAIEAVRQLSEHTQYAIRSLGVSHWLASGKKPAPVKQRASA; encoded by the coding sequence ATGAACCAGATTCGCCAGTTGATTAAGCGTTCGCTGACTGCAGTCGTCCCACGGCGACTGTTTCTGGTTCAAGGTACGTCTCCCCATCCGGTTCTGTCCTCAGAGACACATGCGGGCTCCCACCCGCAGGCTCCCGTACCACTGGCGTTGACCTTCGATGATGGTCCGCATCCGGAATACACCCCCCGCCTGCTCGATCTGCTGCTGCAGTATCAGCAACAGGCGACTTTTTTTGTGATCGGCGTCCAGGCACAACGTCACCCCGAAATCATCCAGCGGATGGTTCAGGAGGGGCACGAAATCGGCAATCACACCCTGACTCACAGCGAGCCTTCACGAACGACAGCCAGACAGTTTCTGGCAGAGATCGATCAGACAGATCGGATTCTGAGGGATATCACCGGTAGCATTCCGCGCCTGGTGCGGCCTCCCAAAGGGAAACTGACCGCGGGCAAAATGCTGGGGCTCTGGCGACGTCACAAAACTATCGTGCTCTGGGATACCGATCCGCGGGATTACCAGATGACCGAAAACTCACAAATCAACCAGTGGTGCGAACGCTTTCAACCGCAGGCAGGTAATTTCTGCCTGATGCACGACAATCACCCCTACGCGATTGAAGCGGTACGTCAGCTTTCGGAACACACACAATATGCTATCCGCTCCCTGGGAGTCAGCCACTGGCTTGCTTCCGGTAAGAAACCAGCGCCAGTCAAACAACGGGCTTCTGCCTGA
- a CDS encoding methyltransferase family protein yields the protein MAADSDSEKTPQGINRRRLVLDLIGLPIFFALFMFLPAGTWTWSKGWLFMFFLLVVVSAGFVVLQRVNPEVIVARSHFHKGTKQWDRILLGFYFPSMLAIVPIAALDEGRFHWFPVPWWICIVGYFLLLAGMVIVTWAEAVNKFFEVTVRIQTDRGQAVIDTGPYAIMRHPGYVGGILTAIGMPLSLGSLWALIPAGIASLVLLVRTHWEDQTLQTELSGYREYALRVRYKLIPGIW from the coding sequence ATGGCCGCTGACAGTGACTCGGAAAAAACACCTCAGGGCATCAATCGCCGCCGTCTGGTTCTGGATCTGATTGGCCTGCCAATCTTCTTCGCTCTGTTTATGTTTCTGCCGGCGGGAACATGGACATGGTCGAAAGGCTGGTTGTTCATGTTCTTTCTGCTGGTAGTCGTCTCAGCAGGATTCGTGGTTCTTCAGCGTGTGAATCCGGAAGTCATTGTCGCGAGAAGTCACTTCCACAAAGGGACAAAACAGTGGGACAGAATCCTGCTCGGTTTTTACTTTCCGTCGATGCTGGCCATCGTCCCTATAGCGGCTCTGGACGAGGGTCGATTCCACTGGTTTCCCGTCCCGTGGTGGATCTGCATCGTCGGCTATTTTTTGCTGCTGGCCGGGATGGTAATCGTCACCTGGGCCGAAGCCGTGAACAAGTTCTTTGAAGTCACCGTGCGGATTCAAACAGACCGCGGGCAGGCAGTGATCGACACTGGCCCTTATGCCATCATGCGTCATCCCGGCTATGTCGGGGGAATCCTCACCGCGATCGGTATGCCGCTTTCATTAGGTTCCCTGTGGGCCTTAATTCCAGCCGGTATCGCCTCACTGGTGTTGCTCGTGCGAACCCACTGGGAAGACCAGACCCTGCAGACAGAATTAAGCGGGTACCGCGAGTACGCGCTGCGGGTGCGATATAAACTGATTCCAGGCATCTGGTAG
- a CDS encoding serine O-acetyltransferase, which translates to MKFWEDLKAKSEWCYGSVTARSLLKTCLTDGTMAMLWYRLMQWASAWKLAPLAMIFNKCNAIFCQCIIGRGADFGRRLVIIHSQGIVINGSVKAGDDIKLEHQVTIGAERNTSPRLGSDIFIGAGAKVIGAVEIGSHSKIGANAVVVKDVAAHTTVGGIPAKVIKVHQETEPVSRPEINQAELPYKQHQPKVAP; encoded by the coding sequence ATGAAATTCTGGGAAGATCTGAAAGCAAAATCAGAATGGTGCTACGGCAGTGTGACTGCGCGGAGCCTGCTGAAAACGTGCCTGACCGACGGCACGATGGCGATGCTCTGGTACCGCCTGATGCAGTGGGCGAGTGCCTGGAAACTGGCGCCGCTGGCCATGATCTTCAACAAATGCAATGCGATCTTCTGCCAGTGCATCATCGGACGCGGTGCGGATTTCGGTCGCCGTCTGGTGATCATCCACAGCCAGGGAATCGTGATTAACGGTTCCGTCAAGGCCGGCGATGACATCAAACTGGAACACCAGGTGACCATCGGTGCGGAACGCAACACATCGCCTCGACTGGGATCGGACATCTTTATCGGTGCGGGAGCCAAGGTGATTGGTGCGGTGGAAATTGGATCGCACTCAAAGATCGGGGCGAATGCGGTCGTTGTGAAAGACGTCGCAGCGCACACCACTGTCGGCGGGATTCCTGCGAAAGTGATTAAGGTTCATCAGGAGACGGAACCTGTCAGCAGACCAGAAATCAATCAAGCCGAACTCCCCTACAAACAACATCAGCCAAAGGTGGCACCATGA
- a CDS encoding glycosyltransferase family 2 protein, whose amino-acid sequence MISTLFISLFWGSVALIAYAYVGYPLLIWLLSRRHSRRAEDLESIQSETATAGELPFVSIIIAAYREENVILDRLNNLAQLDYPADKLEVLIGCDGNEDLTGELVTMYEDDRVRLLQFEERRGKSSVLNDCVPAARGEILVFSDANTHMDPQCLKQLVQHFDDETIGGVCGQLILEDSETGKNVDGLYWKYENFLKQCETNLGAVLGVNGALYALRKSIYMPIPPETIIDDFLIGMRVHLMGRRLIYDGSAFATEESATSVQAEFKRRVRIGTGGFQSLRHLKGLLSPRYGYIAFAFWSHKLLRWFCPVFMTVALLANLCLLNQTLYQITLLGQGLFYLSAFLGMKLANRGGVLRKLCRVPGMFVQMNLALGIGLFRWLFTRQTGTWERTERSATRVVPVDEAFSLEQQSDIDVETIENNIPSHHS is encoded by the coding sequence ATGATATCCACACTCTTCATCAGCCTCTTCTGGGGATCCGTCGCGTTGATCGCCTACGCCTATGTCGGCTATCCACTGCTGATCTGGCTGCTTTCACGGCGTCATTCCCGACGGGCGGAAGACTTAGAAAGCATTCAAAGCGAAACGGCAACGGCGGGGGAACTCCCCTTTGTGTCGATTATTATCGCCGCCTATCGGGAAGAGAATGTCATTCTCGATCGTCTGAATAATCTCGCGCAGCTGGACTACCCTGCCGACAAACTTGAGGTCCTGATCGGCTGCGACGGGAACGAAGACCTGACGGGCGAACTGGTCACCATGTATGAGGATGACCGCGTGCGTCTGCTGCAGTTCGAAGAACGCCGGGGCAAGTCATCGGTCTTAAATGACTGTGTACCGGCGGCCCGCGGTGAAATCCTGGTCTTCTCTGATGCCAATACCCACATGGATCCACAGTGCCTCAAACAACTGGTACAGCACTTTGACGATGAAACCATCGGCGGTGTCTGCGGGCAGTTGATTCTCGAAGATTCAGAGACGGGAAAAAATGTGGATGGCCTGTATTGGAAATATGAAAACTTCCTGAAACAGTGTGAAACGAACCTCGGAGCCGTACTGGGCGTGAATGGTGCACTGTATGCCTTACGCAAGTCGATCTACATGCCGATTCCTCCGGAAACGATCATTGACGATTTTCTAATCGGGATGCGAGTCCATCTGATGGGCCGTCGTCTGATCTATGACGGCAGTGCCTTCGCGACCGAGGAATCTGCCACTTCGGTACAGGCAGAATTCAAACGTCGTGTCCGCATCGGTACCGGCGGTTTTCAAAGTTTACGACACCTGAAGGGGCTGCTGAGTCCTCGATATGGATACATCGCATTTGCCTTCTGGTCACACAAACTGTTGCGCTGGTTCTGTCCGGTCTTCATGACCGTGGCACTGCTGGCGAATCTGTGCCTGTTGAATCAGACACTCTACCAGATCACATTACTGGGCCAGGGACTGTTTTATCTGTCTGCCTTCCTGGGTATGAAACTCGCGAATCGAGGGGGCGTGCTCCGTAAACTCTGTCGGGTTCCGGGCATGTTCGTGCAGATGAACCTGGCACTGGGAATTGGCCTGTTTCGCTGGCTCTTCACGCGACAGACCGGCACCTGGGAACGGACCGAACGCAGTGCCACCCGTGTGGTACCTGTCGATGAAGCGTTTTCGCTGGAACAGCAGAGCGACATCGATGTGGAAACCATTGAGAATAATATTCCCTCTCATCATTCATAA
- a CDS encoding DUF1559 family PulG-like putative transporter: MSATRSLPAFPGNWNRCLSTFSLCLILLLVSTGCQKPQPGDSQAEKDDSSASSAEQSSSKDTATAEEKTIDPKMVTKPGEPMTVERYQEVKAHLKDIGLALHYSHDKNRSFLPSQEEHPEYYDENGQLKVSWRVHILPFLNQKPLYDQFKLDEAWDSPNNAPLAKQMPEVYRSPDTPIGSDKTRFRVFEGQWGKNSRGREAPSTIFPVGKPVSMRNVRDGSSNTVMVVEAGPDKAVEWTRAGGLNLEHPKEEFGAAGRGIPVLLADGATLCFKRDIDDSQWKALIGPDDATVVDYREFVIVHTTLKPGQIKVLQQLREIVMAFFNYADKYRRFPPADEHLVDGKPNLSWRVHLLPFMGQEALYQQFKLDEPWDSPHNKALVEKMPAIYQFGSAGKPGETRVMTFSGEKTPFPGGSGSRIRDITDGTSNTIFFVIAAEDKAVPWTKPEDLPFDPADPVKALGKLTTPVIPAVMMDGSTRGIPANIPAKTLANLIQPADGNVITVDLPSYKPE, from the coding sequence ATGTCTGCTACTCGCTCACTCCCTGCTTTTCCGGGGAACTGGAACCGCTGTCTGTCTACATTCTCTCTCTGTCTGATCCTGCTGCTGGTTTCTACAGGTTGTCAAAAGCCTCAGCCCGGCGACTCCCAGGCGGAAAAAGACGACTCCTCAGCTTCGTCTGCCGAACAGTCATCCTCGAAAGATACTGCCACTGCGGAAGAAAAGACCATCGACCCCAAGATGGTGACGAAACCAGGGGAGCCGATGACGGTCGAACGTTATCAGGAGGTGAAAGCTCACTTGAAAGATATTGGCCTGGCCCTGCATTACTCGCATGATAAAAACCGGTCTTTCTTACCATCACAGGAAGAACATCCTGAATATTACGATGAGAATGGTCAGTTGAAAGTCAGCTGGCGGGTCCACATTCTGCCCTTTCTGAACCAGAAGCCGCTGTACGATCAATTCAAACTGGATGAAGCCTGGGATAGTCCAAACAATGCACCGCTGGCAAAGCAGATGCCTGAGGTTTACCGCTCTCCCGATACTCCGATCGGTTCAGACAAGACCCGCTTCCGTGTCTTTGAAGGACAATGGGGAAAAAACTCCAGAGGCAGAGAGGCGCCATCTACCATATTTCCCGTCGGTAAACCTGTATCCATGCGGAATGTGAGAGACGGGAGTTCGAATACCGTTATGGTTGTTGAAGCAGGTCCGGACAAAGCTGTAGAGTGGACTCGGGCCGGTGGTTTGAATTTGGAACATCCGAAGGAAGAATTCGGAGCCGCTGGTCGAGGCATTCCGGTACTGCTGGCCGATGGCGCGACTCTCTGTTTCAAACGGGATATCGATGACTCGCAATGGAAAGCCTTGATTGGTCCGGATGATGCTACCGTCGTTGACTACCGAGAATTCGTCATCGTCCATACCACTCTGAAGCCGGGTCAGATCAAGGTCCTGCAACAGCTTCGCGAGATCGTCATGGCGTTTTTCAACTATGCCGATAAATACAGGCGTTTTCCCCCCGCGGATGAACATCTCGTCGACGGCAAACCCAATCTGAGCTGGCGCGTGCATCTGCTGCCTTTCATGGGACAGGAGGCGCTGTATCAACAGTTCAAACTGGATGAGCCCTGGGACAGCCCCCACAACAAAGCCTTAGTGGAAAAAATGCCGGCGATCTATCAGTTTGGTTCCGCAGGTAAGCCTGGCGAGACACGTGTGATGACATTTTCCGGAGAAAAGACGCCGTTTCCGGGAGGATCGGGCTCACGTATCAGAGATATCACTGACGGGACTTCCAATACGATCTTTTTCGTGATCGCTGCTGAGGATAAAGCGGTACCCTGGACGAAACCGGAAGACCTGCCCTTTGATCCTGCTGACCCGGTCAAAGCTCTCGGAAAGTTAACCACGCCTGTGATCCCCGCTGTGATGATGGATGGCTCGACAAGGGGGATTCCTGCGAACATCCCGGCGAAAACGCTGGCGAATCTGATTCAGCCGGCAGACGGGAATGTGATCACAGTAGATCTGCCCTCTTACAAACCTGAATAA
- a CDS encoding glycosyltransferase: protein MSVILVHTGVSHTRIEYSIWEALNQTWPHSSTIARFGTGFSPEKEVDVSRANLIISTSLEAAASIKCQDHQLHMCYLEPIASNQKPIDHQLVNSLTEVEFVVPTKTLLNQNRDRFTSFVRPPVETDFFSSGYERRSEFYLLVVDGPWTAQEQLAVDACVALKQSLSIIGIPAEQVPAAVHNEPQVEIIGPIDDQTLRDQYRLCKAVICPRDVDFDLSAQEAQSCGAPVVIFGGCEAAQSVICFEQHGLGSGIHFAEQSAASLISAMRELELRPQRCQSVIGWCCAAQFSYQQFQLNFNQAIAKEIAYRIQCAERQSRADKQQDQGPAEERAAA, encoded by the coding sequence ATGAGTGTGATCTTAGTGCACACAGGCGTATCTCATACGCGCATTGAATATAGTATCTGGGAAGCACTGAATCAGACCTGGCCTCATTCCTCCACGATTGCCCGCTTCGGAACCGGCTTTTCCCCGGAGAAGGAAGTGGATGTCTCCCGGGCGAATCTGATCATCAGTACGAGCCTCGAAGCAGCCGCCTCGATCAAATGCCAGGACCACCAGTTGCATATGTGCTACCTGGAACCGATCGCCAGCAATCAGAAGCCTATCGATCACCAGCTGGTTAACTCACTGACTGAAGTGGAATTCGTTGTACCGACCAAAACACTTTTGAATCAGAACCGTGATCGTTTCACGTCATTTGTGCGCCCCCCCGTTGAAACCGATTTTTTCAGTTCCGGTTATGAAAGACGGAGTGAGTTCTACCTGCTGGTTGTCGACGGTCCCTGGACTGCGCAAGAGCAACTGGCCGTTGATGCCTGTGTGGCTCTCAAACAGAGTCTGTCGATCATCGGGATTCCTGCAGAACAGGTCCCTGCTGCCGTTCATAATGAGCCTCAGGTAGAAATCATTGGTCCCATTGATGATCAGACTCTGCGAGATCAATATCGGCTCTGTAAAGCAGTGATCTGTCCCCGGGATGTTGACTTCGATCTGTCTGCCCAGGAAGCACAGAGCTGTGGTGCCCCGGTGGTGATCTTTGGAGGCTGTGAAGCAGCCCAGTCGGTCATCTGCTTTGAACAGCATGGATTGGGGAGTGGAATCCACTTCGCCGAACAGAGCGCCGCCTCACTGATCTCAGCGATGCGTGAGCTGGAGCTCCGTCCGCAGCGTTGCCAGTCCGTGATCGGCTGGTGTTGTGCTGCCCAGTTCTCGTATCAGCAGTTCCAGCTCAACTTCAATCAGGCAATCGCCAAAGAGATCGCCTATCGGATTCAGTGTGCGGAACGCCAGAGTCGGGCAGACAAACAACAGGATCAGGGTCCTGCAGAAGAGCGGGCTGCCGCTTAA
- a CDS encoding DUF1559 family PulG-like putative transporter, translating to MLAVTVPSGCQKQPAATPTTEEAATETGAPAETDAQPEEPKIAPEMMTKAGEPMTAERFKAVGNQLKQIGLAFHNLYDKTLHFLPTQEEHPEYYDENGRLKVSWRVHLLPYMDQKPLYDQFKLDEAWDSPHNAPLAKNMPDVFKSPDIPADSNKSRFRVFDGKREKDGEGDEKMTTLFPLGQPASMRDALDGTSNTIIVVEVGPDKAIKWTKPGGLNPTEPKAELGETASQVAILKGDGSISLVKKDLEDAQWKEMIGPQDFTRIDWDAIEVKPGQKE from the coding sequence ATGCTAGCAGTCACAGTTCCCAGCGGATGCCAGAAACAGCCTGCTGCGACTCCAACGACGGAAGAAGCTGCCACCGAGACTGGTGCACCGGCAGAGACGGACGCTCAACCGGAAGAGCCAAAGATCGCCCCGGAGATGATGACCAAAGCGGGTGAACCTATGACCGCCGAACGTTTCAAGGCTGTTGGAAATCAGCTCAAGCAGATTGGTCTGGCGTTTCATAATCTGTACGATAAAACACTACACTTCCTGCCCACTCAGGAGGAACATCCAGAATATTATGATGAGAATGGTCGGCTGAAGGTCAGCTGGCGGGTGCATCTCCTGCCCTATATGGACCAGAAGCCGTTGTATGATCAGTTCAAGCTAGATGAAGCCTGGGACAGCCCGCACAATGCACCACTGGCGAAGAATATGCCTGATGTATTTAAATCCCCGGACATACCTGCTGACTCAAACAAGTCCCGCTTTCGGGTATTTGATGGTAAGCGGGAAAAAGATGGTGAGGGAGATGAGAAAATGACCACATTGTTTCCGCTGGGTCAGCCAGCCAGTATGCGAGACGCGCTGGATGGCACTTCGAACACGATCATAGTGGTCGAAGTGGGCCCCGATAAAGCTATCAAGTGGACCAAACCGGGTGGTCTGAACCCAACAGAGCCAAAAGCCGAACTGGGAGAAACTGCTTCACAGGTTGCGATTCTGAAAGGGGATGGATCCATATCACTCGTTAAAAAGGATCTGGAAGACGCTCAGTGGAAAGAGATGATCGGTCCACAGGACTTCACACGGATTGACTGGGACGCCATCGAAGTCAAACCGGGTCAGAAAGAATAA
- a CDS encoding lactonase family protein, with amino-acid sequence MQSPETSRRSFLKTSLALTGTFPLVAGLAYAESKSSDKPLMAYVGTFSSPLQDVLDTQVDLPPGNGRGIHLFQIDRETGAMTPVGIQRMGTSPSCLAVNAEGTRLYSTNETDRVGKEKHGSVSAFKINREDGSLTQLNKVNSGGDGPTYVSVHPSGRYLLIANYFGGSISVLPILKDGSLGEATDVKNDAGKIGPTTATNAPEGSFAFSGHDHTHAHMIQADPSGRFVFHVDLGLDKIYIWKFDEKTGKLSPNDQPAISLPPGDGPRHFHFHPNGRWFYSIQEEGSTLVLFDFDSKAGTLTARQTISTLPEGFKGSNFCSEILVSEDGKYVYAGNRLHDSIGIFSVGANGELTWVADEWTRGNYPRSFSFDPTGEFLYCCNQRADSVAVFKVDKATGKLHFTDHYAAVGNPSHIVFLDLAKQA; translated from the coding sequence ATGCAATCTCCCGAAACATCCCGCCGCTCGTTTCTGAAAACATCTCTCGCTCTGACCGGAACTTTTCCACTGGTCGCGGGACTGGCCTACGCGGAATCAAAATCGTCCGACAAACCCCTGATGGCCTATGTCGGCACCTTCAGTTCTCCGCTTCAGGATGTGCTCGATACCCAGGTCGACCTGCCACCCGGCAACGGACGCGGCATTCATCTTTTCCAGATCGATCGCGAAACGGGAGCGATGACTCCCGTCGGCATTCAGCGGATGGGAACCAGCCCCAGTTGTCTGGCCGTCAACGCGGAAGGCACACGCCTTTATTCGACCAATGAAACCGATCGGGTCGGCAAGGAGAAGCATGGTTCCGTCTCCGCTTTCAAGATCAACCGGGAAGACGGCTCGCTCACACAACTCAACAAGGTCAATTCAGGAGGAGATGGACCAACCTATGTCAGCGTCCATCCGTCGGGACGCTATCTGCTGATTGCGAATTATTTCGGCGGTTCGATTTCCGTACTCCCCATTCTGAAAGATGGCTCACTCGGCGAAGCCACCGATGTCAAAAATGATGCCGGCAAAATCGGTCCCACCACAGCCACGAACGCGCCCGAAGGCAGCTTCGCCTTCAGCGGTCACGATCATACGCACGCTCACATGATTCAGGCCGATCCCTCAGGACGCTTTGTGTTTCACGTCGATCTGGGCTTGGACAAAATCTACATCTGGAAGTTCGATGAAAAAACGGGCAAACTCTCGCCGAATGATCAGCCTGCGATCTCTCTGCCTCCCGGCGATGGCCCCCGGCACTTCCACTTCCATCCTAACGGACGCTGGTTCTATTCGATCCAGGAGGAAGGTTCGACACTGGTACTCTTCGATTTCGATTCAAAGGCTGGCACACTGACCGCTCGGCAGACCATCTCGACACTGCCGGAAGGTTTCAAAGGCAGCAACTTCTGCTCGGAAATTCTGGTCTCGGAAGACGGGAAGTACGTCTATGCCGGCAACCGTCTGCACGACAGCATCGGCATCTTTTCCGTCGGCGCAAACGGCGAACTGACCTGGGTAGCTGATGAATGGACACGCGGCAATTATCCCCGCAGCTTCAGCTTCGACCCGACCGGCGAATTTCTCTACTGCTGTAACCAGCGGGCCGACAGTGTGGCCGTATTCAAAGTCGATAAAGCAACAGGCAAGCTGCACTTCACAGACCATTACGCCGCCGTCGGCAACCCCTCGCACATCGTCTTTCTGGACCTGGCGAAGCAAGCTTGA
- a CDS encoding sensor histidine kinase: MTQQTVENLEARVKELEAQVQDYQKQLIQAQKMSSVGALASSITHEFNNILTTVINYAKLGLRHKEEERRDKAFTKILSAGQRAAKITTGMLSYARGNESRQEPVDLVVLVKSVIALVEKDLSMNRVNLHTHFDAQPEVTLNPNQIQQVLVNLIVNARQAMPGGGRLDLAVRVNAESNLAEVIVRDSGSGIPPEQLHHIFEQFYTTKEADENGQGGTGLGLSLAKEVMEAHNGRIRVESAIGKGTAFTLKFPLSAAAIEAA; the protein is encoded by the coding sequence ATGACTCAGCAAACCGTCGAAAATCTTGAAGCCCGCGTCAAAGAGCTGGAAGCTCAAGTCCAGGATTACCAGAAGCAGCTCATTCAGGCACAGAAGATGAGCTCCGTGGGTGCCCTGGCTTCATCGATCACGCATGAATTCAACAATATTCTCACGACCGTGATCAATTACGCGAAGCTGGGCCTGCGTCACAAAGAAGAAGAACGCCGGGATAAAGCGTTTACCAAGATTCTCTCCGCTGGTCAGCGAGCCGCCAAGATCACCACCGGCATGCTCTCGTATGCCCGCGGTAATGAGAGTCGCCAGGAACCGGTCGATCTGGTCGTACTGGTCAAGAGCGTGATTGCCCTGGTGGAAAAAGACCTCTCGATGAACCGCGTTAATCTGCATACGCATTTCGATGCTCAGCCGGAAGTCACTTTAAATCCGAACCAGATTCAGCAGGTGCTTGTCAATCTGATCGTGAATGCCCGTCAGGCGATGCCGGGCGGCGGCAGACTCGATCTGGCGGTCCGTGTGAATGCGGAATCGAACCTGGCAGAGGTGATCGTGCGCGACAGCGGTTCTGGTATTCCGCCCGAGCAGCTGCACCATATCTTTGAACAGTTTTACACGACCAAAGAAGCAGACGAGAACGGCCAGGGAGGCACTGGTCTGGGCCTGTCACTGGCCAAAGAGGTCATGGAGGCCCATAACGGACGCATCCGTGTTGAGAGTGCCATTGGTAAAGGGACTGCTTTCACGCTGAAATTCCCACTCTCGGCAGCAGCCATCGAAGCTGCCTGA
- a CDS encoding glycosyltransferase family protein has product MSTILSQPVDLSDSGEQPRPQESRKRLLLVSYHFPPVGGAGVQRPVKFVKYLKQFGWDVSVLMAANPSVPVFDNSLLVDIPEGTHLEKARTWEPDYTLKKNMAQKQAGAQKVSLSGSLKSSCKKVVKAGAGMLLQPDAQILWYPNALKAGKRLLKRVPHDAILATAPPYSNLILASKLKKIFHLPLISDFRDEWDLSSKYLENHQRDRISDLIQTRLQKKVMRHSDAIVATTKASTQRLLDRAEQFGASPVGQCIYNGYDPDDFDTPHETSSTYSPESGRKFRIVYTGTLWNLTTIEPLVRAIEAVHQSQPAILKHLELQVIGRKTPEQREVLDRLNQTDCTLICEDYCAHHEALKKMAAADALCLLLSDVEGADRVAPAKLFEYLAIQREILSITPAGETAGILQDFWPEGNFRASETDKLAHWLVNRLNGQTVSPMPHPEKRDRFQREHQAGQLAELLNQLVHHRI; this is encoded by the coding sequence ATGTCTACCATCCTCTCTCAACCTGTCGATCTGTCCGATTCGGGAGAACAGCCGCGTCCACAGGAGTCACGTAAGCGACTGCTGCTGGTGAGCTATCATTTCCCCCCGGTTGGCGGTGCCGGCGTACAGCGTCCCGTCAAGTTTGTGAAATACCTGAAGCAGTTTGGCTGGGATGTGAGCGTACTGATGGCTGCCAACCCTTCGGTACCGGTGTTCGATAACAGCCTGCTGGTCGATATTCCTGAAGGCACCCATCTGGAAAAGGCACGGACCTGGGAACCGGACTACACACTCAAAAAGAATATGGCCCAGAAGCAGGCAGGGGCGCAGAAAGTGAGCCTGTCAGGTTCGCTCAAGTCATCCTGCAAAAAGGTGGTCAAAGCGGGTGCGGGAATGCTGCTGCAGCCCGACGCGCAGATTCTCTGGTATCCGAATGCACTCAAGGCCGGTAAGCGTCTGTTGAAGCGGGTCCCCCACGATGCCATCCTGGCGACCGCCCCACCCTATTCGAACCTGATCCTGGCCAGCAAACTCAAAAAAATATTCCACCTGCCACTGATTTCGGATTTCCGTGACGAGTGGGATCTGAGCAGCAAGTACCTGGAGAACCATCAGCGGGACCGGATCTCGGATCTGATTCAGACCCGATTACAGAAAAAGGTCATGCGTCACTCAGACGCGATTGTCGCTACCACAAAAGCCAGCACACAGCGTCTGCTGGACCGGGCGGAGCAGTTTGGAGCCTCGCCTGTCGGACAGTGTATCTATAACGGCTACGATCCGGATGACTTTGACACGCCGCATGAGACGTCATCGACTTATTCACCAGAGAGTGGCAGAAAGTTTCGGATTGTTTATACGGGAACACTCTGGAACCTGACCACGATTGAACCACTGGTGCGGGCGATTGAAGCCGTACATCAGTCCCAGCCAGCAATCCTGAAACATCTGGAACTGCAGGTGATTGGGAGAAAGACTCCCGAACAGCGGGAAGTCCTGGATCGTCTGAACCAGACGGACTGCACGCTGATTTGCGAAGACTACTGTGCCCACCACGAAGCCTTGAAAAAGATGGCAGCCGCGGATGCACTCTGCCTGCTGCTCAGCGATGTGGAAGGCGCCGATCGTGTGGCACCGGCGAAACTGTTTGAATACCTGGCAATCCAGCGGGAAATCCTGTCGATCACTCCCGCGGGAGAAACGGCGGGCATTCTGCAGGACTTCTGGCCGGAAGGGAATTTCCGTGCCAGTGAAACGGACAAACTTGCTCACTGGCTGGTCAATCGTCTGAATGGCCAAACGGTCTCACCAATGCCTCATCCGGAAAAACGGGATCGGTTCCAGCGGGAACACCAGGCAGGACAACTGGCGGAACTGTTAAACCAACTGGTCCATCACCGGATCTGA